The following are encoded together in the Mammaliicoccus vitulinus genome:
- a CDS encoding LysR family transcriptional regulator, which produces MEFKQLKYFVEIVRNGGMTQAADYLFVAQSTISKAVKNLENEFDVTLFDRSQKHIKLTDTGEVFYDKAVEFLTLFDHLTLELNDIFEVQRGHIRLGLSPMIKVDLITDSLENFHKKYSNVTYEVTEGGGKAVEHYINKDEVDIGVTTLPVDSSKYNSMPLYKEELFLVVYKSHKFAQRAQVAISELRDEEFVLFHDDYYLRDMIIENCRKEGFYPKTVAKISQLTFISNMIERGLGLSIVPRSIAEQMSNDVRMIELKGEKIYWHLGLIWKKGAYVNNVTNEWIIFLKESLKKK; this is translated from the coding sequence TTGGAATTTAAACAGTTGAAGTATTTTGTGGAAATCGTTAGAAATGGTGGTATGACACAAGCTGCAGATTATTTGTTTGTAGCGCAATCAACAATAAGTAAAGCTGTTAAAAATCTTGAGAATGAATTTGATGTAACACTTTTTGACCGTTCTCAAAAACATATTAAACTGACAGATACGGGAGAAGTATTTTATGATAAAGCAGTAGAATTTTTAACGTTATTTGATCATTTAACATTAGAACTCAATGATATATTTGAAGTTCAACGAGGACATATCAGATTAGGCTTATCACCGATGATAAAAGTGGATCTCATTACAGATAGTCTGGAAAATTTTCATAAGAAATACTCGAATGTTACATATGAAGTGACTGAAGGCGGCGGGAAAGCGGTAGAACACTATATCAATAAAGATGAAGTGGATATTGGTGTAACAACATTACCCGTAGACTCTTCTAAATATAATAGTATGCCTTTGTATAAAGAAGAGTTGTTTTTAGTCGTTTACAAATCACATAAGTTCGCTCAAAGAGCACAAGTTGCCATTAGCGAACTGAGAGATGAGGAATTTGTGCTATTTCATGATGATTATTATTTAAGAGATATGATTATAGAAAATTGTCGTAAAGAAGGTTTCTATCCAAAAACTGTAGCGAAAATATCACAACTGACTTTTATAAGCAATATGATAGAGAGGGGACTAGGACTTTCAATAGTCCCTCGAAGCATAGCAGAGCAAATGAGTAATGATGTTAGAATGATTGAACTTAAAGGTGAGAAAATATATTGGCATCTAGGACTCATTTGGAAAAAAGGCGCATACGTTAACAACGTTACAAATGAATGGATAATATTTTTAAAAGAATCACTAAAAAAGAAATAA
- a CDS encoding CidA/LrgA family protein has translation MMKLFIKILFQVSLIYMITQIGKWLQEILHIPIAGSIVGLAFLFFLLLTGILPEHWIEVGANKLINVMILFFVPSIVGVMDIADQIGPSYIIMVVLLIITTSLVALSSGYVCEKILNINKANKENAS, from the coding sequence ATGATGAAACTATTTATTAAGATACTATTCCAAGTATCTCTCATATATATGATTACGCAAATTGGAAAATGGCTACAAGAAATACTGCATATACCGATTGCTGGAAGTATTGTTGGCCTCGCATTTCTGTTTTTCTTGCTATTAACGGGTATTTTGCCTGAGCATTGGATTGAAGTTGGCGCTAATAAATTGATTAATGTTATGATTCTATTTTTTGTACCTTCTATTGTTGGTGTAATGGATATCGCAGATCAAATTGGACCAAGCTACATCATTATGGTTGTGTTATTGATTATAACGACGAGTTTAGTTGCGCTGTCATCTGGCTATGTTTGTGAAAAGATTTTAAATATAAATAAAGCGAATAAGGAGAATGCATCATGA
- a CDS encoding LrgB family protein, translating to MIIKTITMILLTLGCFIIAKKLQLKYNHPMLNPALISSIMIVSVLLILGFNYTDYMTGGSWIHQFLDCSVVSLAFPLYKYRKLIVANFKIIISSVLTGIMVNFIVIYGALYVMGYPSSTIVTVLPRSMTAAVGIEVSHQMGGTDTITVMLIIATGLIGSILGNFYISKARFKSDLAKGLTYGNASHAFGTAKALETNLQAGAFSTIGMILTAVLSAILLPFLYLMMTYI from the coding sequence ATGATTATAAAAACAATTACAATGATATTGTTAACACTTGGATGTTTTATAATCGCTAAGAAATTACAACTTAAATATAACCATCCTATGCTTAATCCTGCGCTCATATCTTCAATCATGATAGTGAGCGTATTGCTTATTCTAGGATTCAACTATACAGACTATATGACAGGTGGCTCTTGGATACATCAATTTTTAGATTGTTCGGTTGTGAGCTTAGCGTTCCCTTTATATAAATATAGAAAATTAATTGTCGCGAACTTTAAAATTATCATTTCTAGCGTATTAACGGGTATTATGGTTAATTTTATTGTGATATATGGCGCACTTTATGTAATGGGCTACCCTAGTTCGACTATTGTTACCGTATTGCCAAGATCGATGACGGCTGCAGTAGGTATAGAAGTTTCACATCAAATGGGTGGAACAGATACGATAACCGTTATGTTAATTATTGCTACGGGTTTAATAGGTAGTATTCTAGGTAATTTCTATATAAGTAAAGCTAGGTTTAAAAGTGATTTAGCGAAAGGTTTAACGTATGGGAATGCATCCCACGCATTTGGTACAGCGAAAGCATTAGAGACTAACTTGCAAGCAGGCGCGTTTAGCACAATTGGTATGATATTAACTGCAGTGTTAAGCGCAATTTTGTTACCTTTTCTTTACTTAATGATGACTTATATTTAA
- a CDS encoding BCCT family transporter produces the protein MKKHKVMDWWTFYGTVAVLLVAVIPMMVFPKASQEVITSLNDMISNSLGPWYLLLGLIVFAFVLYIAFGKYGNVTLGKASDKPEFNNFSWISMLFCAGIGSDILYWGVIEWAFYYQVPPYGAKGMTDEALQYATMYGMFHWGPIAWAIYVLPALPIGYLVFVKKKPIYKISQACRPILKGQTDKFAGKVVDILFIFGLLGGAATSLALGVPMISAGVERLTGLDGESMVMRSIILIIITVIFAFSSYTGLKKGIQKLSDINVWLTFLILGIVLIVGPTVFIMETTVTGFGNMLKNFFQMATWLEPFGGIGNRKETNFPQDWTIFYWSWWLVYAPFIGLFIARISKGRTLKEVILGTIIYGTLGCVLFFGIFGNYAVFLQISGQFDVIQFLNQHSAEATIIEVMHQLPFPKVMIVLFLISAFLYLATTFDSGSYILAAATQKEVIDEPLKANRLFWAFALCLLPFSLMLVGGEQALDVLKTASILASVPLTVIFVMMMISFIRTLNEDRIKLEERADRLKEVERRSLRIVQVREKKEDDNL, from the coding sequence GTGAAGAAACATAAAGTAATGGACTGGTGGACATTTTACGGGACGGTCGCTGTATTGCTTGTAGCAGTTATACCGATGATGGTATTCCCAAAAGCTAGTCAAGAAGTTATAACAAGCCTTAATGACATGATCTCAAATTCATTAGGTCCATGGTATTTATTACTTGGCTTGATTGTATTTGCGTTTGTATTATACATAGCGTTTGGTAAATATGGAAACGTTACTCTAGGCAAAGCGAGTGATAAGCCTGAGTTTAATAATTTTAGTTGGATATCTATGCTGTTTTGTGCAGGTATAGGTTCCGATATTCTATACTGGGGTGTAATAGAGTGGGCGTTTTACTATCAAGTGCCGCCATATGGTGCGAAAGGTATGACAGATGAAGCACTCCAATATGCAACAATGTATGGCATGTTCCATTGGGGACCGATTGCATGGGCTATTTATGTGTTACCTGCATTACCTATTGGATACTTAGTATTTGTTAAGAAAAAACCGATTTATAAAATCAGCCAAGCTTGTAGACCAATTTTAAAAGGGCAAACTGACAAATTTGCTGGTAAAGTTGTAGATATTTTGTTTATTTTTGGTTTGCTTGGTGGTGCAGCAACATCTTTAGCACTCGGTGTACCAATGATTTCAGCAGGTGTTGAACGACTAACAGGACTCGACGGTGAAAGTATGGTCATGCGAAGTATCATATTAATCATCATCACAGTTATATTTGCATTTAGCTCATATACAGGATTGAAAAAAGGTATACAAAAATTAAGTGACATTAATGTTTGGCTAACGTTCTTAATTTTGGGTATCGTACTGATTGTTGGTCCGACAGTATTTATAATGGAAACTACTGTAACTGGATTTGGTAATATGCTTAAGAACTTCTTCCAAATGGCAACTTGGTTAGAACCGTTTGGTGGAATTGGAAATAGAAAAGAAACCAATTTCCCACAAGACTGGACGATATTCTACTGGTCATGGTGGTTAGTATACGCACCATTTATAGGTCTGTTTATCGCGAGAATTTCAAAAGGGCGTACTTTAAAAGAAGTGATATTAGGAACAATTATATATGGGACTTTAGGTTGCGTATTATTCTTTGGTATTTTCGGAAACTATGCTGTCTTTTTACAAATTTCAGGACAGTTTGATGTTATTCAATTTTTAAACCAACATAGTGCAGAAGCAACTATTATAGAAGTAATGCATCAATTACCATTCCCCAAAGTGATGATTGTCTTATTCTTAATCTCAGCATTCTTATATTTAGCTACTACATTTGATTCGGGTTCATATATATTAGCTGCAGCAACTCAAAAAGAAGTGATTGATGAACCATTAAAAGCAAATCGCTTATTCTGGGCCTTTGCTTTATGTTTATTACCATTCTCTTTAATGTTAGTAGGCGGAGAACAAGCATTGGATGTTTTAAAGACTGCTTCTATTTTAGCGAGTGTACCGTTAACAGTTATATTTGTTATGATGATGATCTCATTTATACGAACATTAAATGAAGATCGGATTAAATTAGAAGAACGAGCAGACAGGCTCAAAGAAGTAGAACGACGTTCATTAAGAATCGTCCAAGTTCGAGAGAAAAAAGAAGACGATAATTTATAG
- a CDS encoding phosphoadenylyl-sulfate reductase: MAEVLTYERFDTDPFKDIDIDDETKGAYQIIKWAYEHYGDSIVYSCSFGAEGMILIDLISKVKKDAKIVFLDTDLHFQETYDLIDRVKERYPSLNIELKKPDLTLEQQADQYEPALWTSDPNQCCYIRKIKPLEEVLSGATAWVSGLRREQSPSRQNTDFINKDERFKAIKVCPLIYWTWDDVWAYMERHDLTYNELHDSNYPSIGCIPCTSQVSSSGDSREGRWKNFNKTECGLHTANSKPK; this comes from the coding sequence ATGGCAGAAGTGTTAACTTATGAACGTTTTGACACTGATCCTTTTAAAGATATTGATATTGACGATGAAACGAAAGGTGCATATCAAATAATTAAATGGGCATATGAACATTACGGAGATTCTATAGTATATTCTTGTAGTTTCGGGGCAGAAGGTATGATTTTGATAGATTTAATATCAAAAGTTAAAAAAGATGCGAAAATCGTATTTTTAGACACAGATTTACACTTTCAAGAAACTTACGACTTAATTGATCGTGTTAAAGAAAGATATCCTTCATTGAATATCGAATTAAAAAAACCGGATTTAACATTGGAACAGCAAGCTGATCAATATGAACCAGCTTTGTGGACGAGTGATCCAAATCAATGTTGTTATATAAGAAAGATTAAACCGTTAGAAGAAGTATTATCTGGTGCGACAGCTTGGGTTTCAGGGTTAAGAAGAGAACAATCTCCAAGTAGACAAAATACAGATTTCATTAATAAGGATGAAAGATTTAAAGCTATAAAAGTTTGTCCTTTAATTTATTGGACTTGGGATGATGTATGGGCTTATATGGAACGTCATGATTTAACTTATAACGAATTGCATGATTCCAATTATCCTAGTATCGGGTGCATACCTTGTACATCACAAGTTTCGTCTTCAGGGGATTCACGTGAAGGAAGATGGAAGAATTTCAACAAGACTGAATGTGGACTGCATACAGCGAATAGTAAACCTAAGTAA
- a CDS encoding assimilatory sulfite reductase (NADPH) flavoprotein subunit — translation MELTVTNSPFNQEQSEKLNQVLSTLTKEQKVWFSGYLIAAAAQSNQSSVSVVEPTVAVSNEPKPKTRDITILFGSETGNAQGIAETLESKLKENEFNVNLACMEDFKTKDLKKVEDLFIVTATHGEGDPPDNAITFHEFLHSRKAPKLNDLRYSVLALGDESYEFFCQTGKDFDKRLEELGAERLHPRVDCDLDFDEPAEKWMEDILNSIGQTSVHESDEPVKIDSEDISATQTYSRTNPYEAEILENINLNGRGSNKEVRHIELSLEGFNDSFEPGDCIGIFPKNDPEVVSELIETLVWDPDESVPINDAGDTLSLRDALTNHFEITKLTKPIVTKAANIFGNGVLSEKVKKDRWIYGYVEGRDLIDLLNDFPPEDLQPDALHQILRKLPAREYSIASSYQATQDEVHLTIGAVRYHANDRDRKGVCSVQFAERLEPGDTVPIYLKKNPNFKFPKTNETPVIMIGPGTGVAPFRSYIQEKEELELNNKAWLFFGEQHFTTDFLYQTEWQGWLKDGVLDKLSVAFSRDSEEKVYVQHRIEENGKEFYQWIQEGAAIYVCGDEKHMAKDVHQSILNVIQKEGHYNEEEAEEFLTQLKKDRRYQRDIY, via the coding sequence TTGGAATTAACAGTAACAAACAGCCCATTTAATCAAGAACAGTCAGAAAAATTAAATCAAGTACTTTCAACGCTTACAAAAGAACAGAAAGTTTGGTTTAGTGGTTATTTAATAGCGGCAGCTGCCCAAAGTAATCAATCAAGCGTGTCAGTTGTTGAACCAACTGTAGCAGTGAGTAATGAACCAAAACCAAAAACGAGAGACATTACAATATTGTTTGGTTCTGAAACAGGAAATGCTCAAGGAATAGCTGAAACGTTAGAAAGTAAATTAAAAGAAAATGAATTTAACGTTAATCTTGCATGTATGGAAGATTTCAAAACGAAAGATTTAAAGAAAGTAGAAGATTTATTTATCGTTACTGCAACTCATGGTGAAGGTGATCCACCTGATAATGCCATTACTTTCCATGAGTTTTTACATAGTCGTAAGGCACCTAAGTTAAATGACTTAAGATACTCTGTCTTAGCTCTAGGAGATGAGTCATATGAATTCTTCTGTCAGACGGGTAAAGATTTTGATAAGAGACTAGAAGAACTAGGAGCAGAGAGATTACATCCTAGAGTTGATTGTGACTTAGACTTTGATGAACCAGCTGAAAAATGGATGGAAGACATCTTGAATTCAATTGGACAAACATCAGTTCATGAATCTGATGAGCCAGTTAAAATTGATTCAGAAGATATATCGGCTACTCAAACGTATTCTAGAACTAATCCTTACGAAGCTGAAATACTTGAGAACATTAACTTAAATGGTAGAGGTTCAAATAAAGAAGTCAGACACATTGAGCTATCTTTAGAAGGTTTCAATGATTCCTTTGAACCGGGAGATTGTATTGGTATATTCCCTAAAAATGATCCGGAAGTAGTATCAGAATTAATTGAAACACTCGTTTGGGATCCAGATGAAAGTGTTCCTATTAATGATGCAGGCGATACGTTAAGTCTTCGTGATGCACTTACAAACCATTTTGAAATTACAAAACTTACAAAACCAATTGTTACGAAAGCAGCTAATATTTTTGGAAATGGTGTGTTATCCGAAAAAGTTAAAAAAGACAGATGGATATACGGATACGTTGAAGGTAGAGATTTAATTGATTTACTCAATGATTTCCCACCAGAAGATTTACAGCCAGATGCGTTACATCAAATTTTAAGAAAATTACCAGCTCGAGAATATTCAATTGCGAGTAGTTACCAAGCGACACAAGATGAAGTACATCTTACAATTGGTGCCGTTAGATATCATGCAAATGATAGAGATAGAAAAGGTGTTTGTTCAGTTCAATTCGCTGAACGATTAGAGCCGGGAGATACAGTACCTATTTACTTGAAAAAGAACCCGAACTTTAAGTTCCCTAAAACAAATGAAACACCAGTTATCATGATTGGTCCTGGTACAGGTGTAGCACCATTTAGATCTTATATTCAAGAAAAAGAAGAACTAGAACTTAATAATAAAGCATGGTTATTCTTTGGAGAACAACATTTTACAACAGACTTTTTATATCAAACAGAATGGCAAGGCTGGTTGAAAGATGGTGTGCTTGATAAATTGAGCGTTGCTTTCTCTAGAGATTCAGAAGAAAAAGTATACGTACAACATAGAATCGAAGAAAATGGTAAAGAATTTTATCAATGGATTCAAGAAGGCGCTGCTATATACGTTTGTGGAGATGAAAAGCACATGGCTAAAGATGTGCATCAATCCATTTTGAATGTCATTCAAAAAGAGGGCCATTATAACGAAGAAGAAGCAGAAGAATTTTTAACTCAATTGAAAAAAGACAGAAGATATCAAAGAGATATTTATTAA
- a CDS encoding NADPH-dependent assimilatory sulfite reductase hemoprotein subunit encodes MSTQTNLSEKLDELEHIKNRSNYLRGTIKEGLADEITGAIAEDDTKLLKFHGSYMQDDRDIRDERRKQKLEPAYSFMIRVRVPGGTATADQWIAMDDISTEYANDTIKLTTRQAFQFHGILKRNLKSSMQSIHHAVMDSLAACGDVNRNVMCNPNPYQSGVHKEVDQLATDISDHLSPQTGAYHEIWLDDEKIIDTKEEVEPMYGRTYLPRKFKIGIAVPPSNDIDVYSQDIGLISIIEDGQLVGFNVTVGGGMGMKHGNTKTYPQVGRLLGYFPKEEAIDVCEKILTIQRDHGNRENRANARFKYTVDRLGVDWIREELNSRLGWEIEEPRPFEFKHNGDRYGWTEGSGKWHFTLFIQNGRVKDTQDYKLKTALREIAEIHTGDFRLTPNQNLIIANVDKSKKNEIQKIIDKYNITDGEHYTGLRRNSMACVAFPTCGLAMAESERYLPTLINKIEGLLDEAGLNEEEITIRMTGCPNGCARPALAEIAFIGKAPGKYNMYLGGGFKGDRLNKLYKENIGEDEILESLKPILIQYGKEKNDGEHFGDFVIRKGIIKEVHSGQDFHS; translated from the coding sequence GTGAGCACTCAAACTAATTTATCCGAAAAATTAGATGAACTGGAACACATTAAAAATAGAAGTAATTATTTAAGAGGAACAATTAAAGAAGGTTTAGCAGATGAAATCACTGGCGCAATAGCTGAAGATGATACGAAATTGCTTAAATTCCACGGAAGCTACATGCAAGATGATAGAGACATCCGTGACGAGCGTCGTAAGCAAAAGCTAGAACCAGCTTATAGCTTCATGATTAGAGTTAGAGTGCCGGGTGGTACTGCAACAGCTGATCAATGGATTGCAATGGATGATATTTCTACAGAATATGCAAACGACACAATCAAATTAACGACAAGACAAGCATTTCAATTCCATGGCATTTTAAAAAGAAACTTAAAGAGTTCTATGCAAAGTATTCATCATGCAGTGATGGATTCACTTGCAGCATGTGGTGATGTAAACAGAAATGTTATGTGTAACCCGAATCCGTATCAATCAGGCGTTCATAAAGAAGTCGATCAACTTGCAACTGATATTAGTGATCACTTATCTCCACAAACAGGCGCGTATCATGAAATTTGGTTAGACGACGAAAAAATTATTGATACTAAAGAAGAAGTAGAACCAATGTACGGTAGAACTTATTTACCTAGAAAATTCAAAATCGGTATCGCTGTACCACCTTCAAATGATATCGATGTTTACTCACAAGATATTGGACTTATTTCAATTATTGAAGATGGCCAATTAGTTGGGTTCAATGTCACTGTCGGCGGTGGTATGGGTATGAAACATGGTAATACTAAGACATATCCTCAAGTAGGTAGATTGCTTGGTTACTTCCCTAAAGAAGAAGCAATTGATGTTTGTGAAAAGATTTTAACAATTCAAAGAGATCATGGTAATAGAGAGAATAGAGCAAATGCTCGATTCAAATATACAGTTGATCGACTAGGCGTGGATTGGATTCGTGAAGAGTTGAATTCAAGACTTGGTTGGGAAATTGAAGAGCCAAGACCATTTGAGTTTAAACATAATGGAGATCGTTACGGTTGGACTGAAGGTAGTGGCAAATGGCACTTTACACTATTTATACAAAATGGGCGTGTGAAAGATACACAAGACTACAAGCTAAAAACAGCTTTAAGAGAAATTGCTGAAATTCACACTGGAGATTTCCGTTTAACACCTAACCAAAACTTAATTATTGCTAATGTAGACAAAAGTAAAAAGAATGAAATTCAAAAAATTATAGATAAATATAATATTACAGACGGCGAACATTATACAGGACTTAGAAGAAATTCAATGGCTTGCGTAGCTTTCCCTACTTGTGGTTTAGCAATGGCTGAATCTGAACGTTATTTACCTACACTTATTAATAAAATTGAAGGTCTTTTAGATGAAGCGGGCTTAAACGAAGAAGAAATTACAATTCGTATGACAGGTTGTCCTAACGGATGTGCGAGACCAGCATTAGCTGAAATTGCATTTATCGGTAAAGCACCAGGTAAATACAACATGTATCTTGGTGGTGGATTCAAAGGAGACCGTCTAAACAAACTATATAAAGAAAATATTGGTGAAGATGAAATTTTAGAAAGTTTAAAACCAATTCTTATTCAATATGGTAAAGAAAAAAATGATGGCGAACACTTTGGAGACTTTGTTATCCGTAAAGGCATTATTAAAGAAGTGCATTCAGGACAAGACTTTCATAGTTAA
- the cobA gene encoding uroporphyrinogen-III C-methyltransferase yields MGKVFLVGAGPGDPDLITVKGIKAIKQSNVILYDRLVNKALLDYATEDTKMIYCGKSPDNHSLTQDEINELLVKLSLEGYTVTRLKGGDPFIFGRGGEEAETLKNHDIQFEVVPGITAGVAAPAYAGIPVTHRDYSSSVAFITGVMKDSVDEDEYWKHLALGPETLCIYMGVKKLPEIKRLLVKHGRSSDTPVALIHCGTSNHQVTVTGTLDDIITKSKHIKNPAMIVIGEVVKLREKMSWFEEVADEQHVPQLIY; encoded by the coding sequence ATGGGCAAAGTATTCTTGGTTGGTGCTGGACCGGGCGATCCAGATCTAATAACAGTTAAAGGTATTAAAGCAATTAAACAGTCTAACGTCATTCTTTACGATCGACTCGTTAATAAAGCGTTGCTTGATTATGCGACTGAAGATACAAAAATGATTTACTGCGGAAAAAGCCCTGACAATCACTCATTAACACAAGATGAAATTAATGAGTTACTTGTGAAATTATCTTTAGAAGGTTATACCGTTACACGACTAAAAGGTGGAGATCCCTTCATATTCGGTCGTGGTGGTGAAGAAGCAGAAACATTAAAAAATCATGACATCCAATTTGAAGTTGTTCCAGGTATTACAGCTGGTGTTGCAGCACCAGCTTATGCCGGAATTCCTGTAACTCATAGAGATTACAGTTCGTCAGTTGCTTTTATTACAGGTGTAATGAAAGATTCGGTTGATGAAGATGAATATTGGAAACATTTAGCTTTAGGTCCTGAAACGCTTTGCATTTATATGGGTGTCAAAAAGCTGCCAGAAATTAAAAGATTGTTAGTAAAACATGGTAGAAGTTCTGATACACCTGTTGCATTAATACATTGCGGCACATCAAATCATCAAGTAACGGTTACTGGAACTTTAGATGATATTATAACGAAATCTAAACATATAAAAAATCCTGCAATGATCGTCATAGGAGAAGTTGTAAAACTAAGAGAAAAGATGAGTTGGTTTGAGGAAGTAGCAGACGAACAACATGTTCCACAACTTATTTATTAA
- a CDS encoding sirohydrochlorin chelatase: protein MIGVLYVSHGSRIKEATDEAISFIESVKKKIDIPLQEICFLELAQPDIQQGVKKLIDNGATEISVIPVLLLSAGHYFKDIPNEIDEIKKSYPEVTFTYGEPLGVQPRLTAILKARIEETNVSLKEDAKLLVVGRGSYNPQTQIDISVIGNALNETTEFKNVEVCYLAACEPSFEDALQRALQAEHSQIFIAPYLWFTGVLERHIEKTVKEHNTKSDIIVCEHLGHHPSIQEALKDRVLETLTTQKV, encoded by the coding sequence ATGATAGGCGTATTATATGTCAGTCATGGTAGCAGAATTAAAGAGGCGACAGATGAGGCTATTTCTTTTATTGAATCCGTTAAAAAGAAAATAGATATTCCACTACAAGAAATTTGCTTCTTAGAGTTAGCACAACCTGATATTCAGCAAGGTGTAAAAAAATTAATAGACAATGGTGCTACTGAAATATCTGTTATACCAGTATTATTGCTCAGCGCAGGTCATTATTTTAAAGATATACCTAATGAAATTGACGAAATAAAGAAATCATATCCAGAAGTTACATTTACTTATGGAGAGCCTTTAGGTGTTCAACCAAGATTAACAGCTATTCTTAAAGCGCGCATTGAAGAAACGAATGTTTCACTCAAAGAAGATGCGAAATTGCTCGTTGTAGGAAGAGGAAGTTATAATCCTCAAACTCAAATAGATATATCAGTTATTGGCAATGCATTAAACGAAACGACTGAATTTAAAAATGTAGAAGTTTGTTATTTAGCTGCATGTGAGCCTTCCTTTGAAGATGCGCTACAAAGAGCGTTACAAGCAGAACATTCTCAAATATTTATAGCACCTTATCTCTGGTTCACTGGCGTTTTAGAACGTCATATAGAGAAAACGGTTAAAGAACATAATACGAAAAGTGACATTATCGTATGTGAACATTTAGGTCATCATCCTTCTATACAAGAAGCATTGAAAGACCGTGTACTTGAAACACTTACTACTCAAAAAGTCTGA
- a CDS encoding NAD(P)-binding protein produces the protein MAYVPLNIDLTNKQIKVIGGGKIAERRVKALLDSDATIHVISPDLTGNLYQLYLDEKIIWYKKSFESKDLDNDELIISATNQEEVNDVIKKSAPIHSLINMVGDAQGGNVIFPGTLKRGKLQISVTSTGASPKLVSNILNDLDKQYPIDYAEYVDFLYECRIIIKSLDLEKAKKNQLLESILSDQYFDEDEQEKLTNWLKRQPKKRAREE, from the coding sequence TTGGCATATGTTCCTCTCAATATTGATTTAACAAATAAGCAGATTAAAGTCATCGGCGGTGGAAAAATTGCTGAACGAAGAGTGAAAGCCTTGCTCGATAGTGATGCAACGATTCACGTCATCAGCCCAGACCTGACAGGCAATTTATATCAACTTTATCTTGATGAAAAAATAATATGGTATAAAAAATCTTTCGAATCAAAGGATTTGGATAATGATGAACTTATTATTTCTGCTACAAATCAAGAAGAGGTAAATGATGTTATTAAAAAGTCAGCCCCTATTCATAGTCTCATCAATATGGTCGGAGATGCACAAGGTGGCAACGTTATATTTCCTGGGACATTAAAACGAGGGAAATTACAAATAAGCGTAACTTCAACTGGTGCAAGTCCGAAGTTAGTTAGTAATATTTTGAATGATTTAGATAAGCAATATCCTATTGATTATGCAGAATATGTAGATTTCTTATATGAATGTCGCATAATCATTAAATCATTAGACCTAGAAAAAGCAAAAAAGAATCAATTGTTAGAATCCATTTTATCTGATCAATATTTTGATGAAGATGAACAAGAGAAATTAACAAATTGGTTAAAACGACAACCTAAAAAGAGGGCAAGAGAGGAGTAG